In the genome of Acanthopagrus latus isolate v.2019 chromosome 17, fAcaLat1.1, whole genome shotgun sequence, the window GCTCCTGTGAAAGGACCTGTGTACTTCTACATTATGCAGCCATAGAAGCCTCCCAACTCATTAGAGGAGAAATGTCTGCTGTGGATGTTGCcaattaataattcaaattcaTACCCTCGCCTTTTGAATCATGAATATATTAATTAGAAATGGATATGCAAAACGATTTTTAAATGGgactttacattttatattttgtcgTCCATTTACTAATCTGTCTCCCTGTCAGATTCCATTCCATCATCTCCTTTTTTTGCAGCTAGTCCCACTGTGATAATGATGAATTCCTGGACGGGGCAGCAGGTGCATTGCaatctcctctgtctgtggAAAACAGATGGGAGATATTTCTGTGCAACTGTCCATCGATTGATTTCGGGCGGTCTATTTCTCCCTGCAAATGTGTCAGACATGTGCCGTCATGTTCGGCGTAGCTGACAGCTGATGGCTGATTTTCAACACCTCGACTGACCTTTCATGGACAAGAAAACAAGGCAATTATGGCGAGcatgacatttcttttcttttcgaAGACTAAAGGTAATTGCAGTGTTTTTTCGAGCGTCATAACTTTTTACCTGAATGGTGATGGTGGTCTGAGATggcgtttttctttttgtcctgaCAGAATGATGCTTTCAAATGATCAATTGAAAGCGTGCaactttgagtgtgtgttgtatcagtttcccccccttttttctgctGAGCCTTGAGAAACttaaagagctttttttttttttttaatctattctAACACACTTATGAAACCTCACAGAATTGAAGCAGCATTACAGCATGTAGAAAATTGGGAAAGTCGATTTTTCTGCGATTTGGCACCACCCACAGTTTTTGAATGcgacaatcaatcaatcaatcaatcaatcaatcaatcaatcatctcACACTGGATATTGCTCTAAAAAAAGTAAACAGTGATGTtgactgatttaaatgtttcttttgtttggaccaaactgtgatgatgacGGAGTATCGCGGGTTTAGTTGACCCCAAACAGCATCAGCCTCCTAAAATGTGGATTTTAGTTAATACCTTACAGGCATGAGCACACTTGTGTTCATATCCACAAGCTAAATCcgattttttaaattaatttatttttaaaacatcttcatcacttCAGACTTGATGTTGGCAAACAGTCAAATGgcttcactgaaaaacactgtgatggaaaaaaatgatgaaacattGTGTTCGAAGCTTCAAGAAAAACAGTTGCtcttttctttgaatttttGCCTCAAGGGGTTTCGTCAAAGGATTTGTGGCTGAGTTTCTCACTCCTGAATGGAATTCATTCTACAAATTTCAATGGAAGTTGAACTCCTTTTCAGATTCTTGTACCATACTGACGTTGATAAATGGGCTGCTGCAACATCTGTGCCCTTCCCTTCCATGTGCATAAAGCTTTCTGCACTCCGgagacagaaaatcaaaatgaGGCCAATGTTCATGTACTCAGAGAAAACTAAAGGAATGACAAAACCTCCGGATGTTCTTGTTGAACTGAATGCTAAATGCTATTCACTTGTTATAAAAGAtcaaagcagcagtttgtgttagTGCATACGtctcattttgattaaaaaaatcgTATGGTGGGTCGAAGAATAAAAGCTCATTCTCATACTGACACTGCCTGTAATTGTTTTAGAACAAATGTCACCACTGACTCGAaatcaaaatattcagaaaagtTGTACAGTTGCCTGAAGACGTCCGCACAGGGAGCGGTTGCAGCTCTGCAGTATTgtcaacaataacaaacacactgatgcatcacaaaatttgtttgattttattgattcTGCCCTGACTAGAAACATCTCACaactcctttcctctctcttttccgcTGTTTCTCCTTGTGGCTTTCTCTCAGGCACCCTCCCACTGCATTTCTTTCTGacaccacccaccaccaccacctctcatCTTCAATCTCTCTCCAGTTTCCCCTCTCTCATGTAGTGCTGTGATGGGAGATCACAGCCTAGCTGTATCTGGCAAGAATATCTTGAATCCAAGGCATCAGAGCGCAGACTTTGGTGTAAACGCCTGGTTGGTCTGGCTGAGCGCAACCATAGCCCCAAGAGACAATACCCTGCAGGACTCCGTTGCACACCAGAGGACCGCCGGAGTCACCCTGAGCagagcaaaaaggaaaaacagtttAGTCAGTGCATTATTTcatcatgttcatttttttttcctttttacatgtaaacaaaccacCAAGCCGTATTCTATcttctgtgtgactgtgtggaAATACCTGACAGGCGTCCTTGCCTCCCTCCTTGTATCCAGCGCACACCATGCGGTCGGTGATCAAGCCGGGGTAGGAGCGATTGCAGTCCTCAGATGAGATGATGGGGACCTCCACACACCGAAGTTCGAAGGGGTtgaacactgcagaaaaaagacCACAAGAGTACTTTCATCTAGACATGTGTGTCCATTTTCAAGTAAGTCAGACCTACTGGTGCTTACTGTATTTCAGATAAAGTGATACACCACTATAAATTTTTAAAGTTGACTTGACTTAAAAAACGTCAGGAAACCAATAACCAGTGAAGCACACTGTTACATTTTAGTTGtatgagataaaaagttttaacaacTTCAATTTATGAATCTTCTTGGTCATTTTGAGGGCTTATTTAGTTGTGTATGTGACTAATAAATAACTTTGTCACCTTCTTCAGCTGATCTTATCACAACAGCATAAACACTCTGTTGTCATCagcaaaatgtttgaatgtctCTTTAAGGTCACCTGACCTGAATCAGAGTAGATGTTTCCCCATCCGGACACCATGCACATTTCACCAGGTGTGGCGCACTCTGTGGGCAGCTTGACGGGTCTGACCCAGTCATTCACAGTGGCGGGGTGCGCCATCTTCATCAGCATGATGTCGTAGTCCATGGTCTGGTAGTCGTAAAGCTCATGCCAGTAGATGGCGTCCACTGACATGTACTGCTCCGTGTTCTCGTGCATCCAGATGTGGTGGTCACCCAAGATGACCATCAGAGAATAGGGGCTGAAATAGGGGCAAAGAAAGAGAATGATCAGGATTCTCTTAAAGGTGATATGAATAATATGAATGCATTAATACAAACTTTTGCCAGCAGTGGGCAGCGGAGACGATCCACTGGTCATTGATGAGGGAGCCGCCGCAGAAGTGGTAGCCGATATTGATCGACACCTGCCAGGGTTGTGAGTTGTGTGTGCACTCGTAGCCACCCACAATCCTGTCGTCCGTAGGCGCTGCAGCTGTGGCggtaagaaaatacagaaatcatcatatttatcacagttatttcttgttttttttttttttatttcttactaCCCTAAAACCATAACCATTTACATGCACATGTGCTTTACCTGCAGCACCCAGGAGTGCGAGAACAA includes:
- the LOC119005452 gene encoding trypsin-2-like — translated: MGGHGVKGINAGIDGLFSSSLVAGRLVSATMMIGLIVLALLGAAAAAPTDDRIVGGYECTHNSQPWQVSINIGYHFCGGSLINDQWIVSAAHCWQNPYSLMVILGDHHIWMHENTEQYMSVDAIYWHELYDYQTMDYDIMLMKMAHPATVNDWVRPVKLPTECATPGEMCMVSGWGNIYSDSVFNPFELRCVEVPIISSEDCNRSYPGLITDRMVCAGYKEGGKDACQGDSGGPLVCNGVLQGIVSWGYGCAQPDQPGVYTKVCALMPWIQDILARYS